One stretch of Schlesneria sp. DSM 10557 DNA includes these proteins:
- a CDS encoding transposase: MWPQRRRPNTTGSRTVPKPFLDDAQWNSIKDLFANPLPSPLGGRPRVEPRPCLEGILWVLKSGGRWQDLPERYPSPATCWRRLKEWTERGIMVKTWERLLKSLDRQKRLNWSQAMGDGTFSPAKKGAPRLVRPRKAKERNSC; this comes from the coding sequence ATGTGGCCCCAGCGACGGCGGCCGAATACGACAGGGTCCAGGACGGTCCCAAAGCCTTTTCTCGATGATGCTCAGTGGAATTCCATCAAGGATCTGTTTGCGAACCCTCTTCCATCCCCACTGGGAGGCCGACCACGAGTCGAGCCTCGACCCTGTCTGGAGGGAATTCTGTGGGTCCTGAAGAGCGGAGGACGATGGCAAGATTTACCAGAGCGATACCCCTCTCCTGCAACATGCTGGCGAAGGCTCAAGGAGTGGACGGAAAGAGGAATCATGGTCAAAACGTGGGAGCGTCTGCTGAAGTCCCTTGATCGACAGAAGCGGCTGAATTGGTCGCAGGCAATGGGTGATGGCACCTTTTCGCCTGCAAAAAAGGGGGCGCCGAGGTTGGTAAGACCAAGAAAGGCAAAGGAACGAAACTCATGCTGA
- a CDS encoding transposase produces MLMTDGNGVPISGFTISAQVAEVNTIETLVDIQVAGQKPERLLYDKAADADWIRDTLKLRGIEQITPHRKGRKKPSRQDGRSLRRYASRWKVERTISWLGYQRRLLVRHEYYPHLFEGFFHLACLMICLNRF; encoded by the coding sequence ATGCTGATGACGGATGGTAACGGCGTCCCCATCTCGGGGTTCACCATTTCTGCACAGGTCGCCGAAGTCAACACGATCGAGACGCTGGTCGACATTCAAGTTGCTGGCCAGAAACCGGAGAGGCTGCTGTACGATAAGGCTGCCGATGCGGATTGGATTCGTGATACGCTCAAACTGCGAGGTATCGAGCAAATCACACCCCACCGAAAAGGCCGGAAGAAGCCGTCTCGACAAGACGGGCGAAGCCTGAGGCGATATGCGAGTCGCTGGAAAGTGGAACGCACGATCAGTTGGCTAGGCTATCAAAGAAGACTTCTTGTCCGGCATGAATACTACCCACATCTCTTCGAAGGTTTTTTCCACCTCGCCTGCCTAATGATATGCTTGAACCGGTTTTGA
- a CDS encoding peptidoglycan D,D-transpeptidase FtsI family protein: MNVDVVVLIVGTLEHMMLNRPVSFYERDDAAADRGFNPDRDPRIRLVVLWIGMLLPVLVVTGRVAQLQLSLREDFAAAFSLTTETLEDIPARDGRILAADGSILAGDAETYDLAVYYPALKNPPDEKWVADQSRMRLSKTDRKDQAKVEEQKAKILAEREVAWQKIAELTDRSLDEINEAREREQQRVERIKESVYRRQLQRSEAAAEKQPQSEEKSPSVVYSIWDQVQQALSEPPERDRGPQPVQEEFEYHTVISGIDAETRAEIEAHPERYPYTQIIVHRRRHYPAGELASHVIGIRKPLTDEQLAKRKERFPDGDPQDYRLGDPCGLSGLELSYDSLLKGVRGQRALVKNRRGEIVETRVVRLPQHGRDLVLTLDADVQRRAEQLLDEALAKVTIKGTVDPETSQGQFRDPTCPQGGALVALDVQTGAILAAAAAPRFDLNLLITPDAAQWDEVKSDPRSPFLSRVTQMALPPGSVFKIVSAVAAIESGKMPPLSQFHCQGFLDRPDRNRCLPFRHSGVGHGDVSLADALCRSCNVYFYTAARRMGPRSLVDWARRFGVGQPTGIDLPSESAGRLPVPDAPLGVGEVQEKWKPGTTLDLSIGQSSLMMTPLQMARIMAAIANDGHLVTPHFAADSGPASMDETSYLRSAIPASQAQPIEGLRRETLGYVREGLTMVVHHPRGTAYKTVRMKEITIAGKTGTAETSGVDHAWFAGYAPAEQPRIAFVVVLQNGGSGGAVAGPVAHDFLKMLVELGLVTKPSSLLSDRSASRISSEHSVD, from the coding sequence TTGAACGTTGACGTTGTCGTGCTGATTGTGGGAACTCTTGAGCACATGATGCTGAATCGACCCGTATCCTTTTATGAGAGAGACGACGCAGCGGCCGATCGGGGCTTCAACCCTGACCGGGATCCGCGAATTCGACTGGTTGTACTGTGGATCGGGATGCTGCTGCCCGTACTAGTCGTCACAGGTCGCGTGGCTCAACTCCAACTGAGCCTCCGCGAAGATTTCGCTGCGGCCTTCTCGTTAACGACGGAGACACTGGAAGACATTCCAGCACGAGACGGCCGAATTCTCGCGGCGGATGGCAGTATTCTGGCGGGCGATGCCGAGACGTACGACCTGGCGGTCTACTATCCGGCATTGAAGAATCCCCCTGACGAGAAGTGGGTCGCCGACCAGTCCAGGATGCGTCTCAGCAAGACGGATCGCAAGGATCAGGCGAAGGTCGAGGAACAGAAAGCAAAGATTCTCGCTGAGAGAGAAGTCGCCTGGCAAAAGATTGCTGAGCTGACCGATCGATCTCTGGATGAGATCAACGAGGCGCGCGAGAGAGAGCAGCAGCGGGTCGAGCGAATCAAAGAGTCGGTCTATCGAAGGCAACTGCAGCGCTCTGAAGCGGCAGCCGAAAAGCAGCCGCAAAGTGAAGAAAAATCACCGTCCGTCGTCTATTCAATCTGGGATCAGGTACAGCAGGCACTTTCGGAACCGCCGGAACGAGATCGCGGTCCTCAACCGGTCCAGGAAGAGTTCGAATACCACACAGTCATCTCCGGAATTGATGCAGAGACCCGGGCAGAAATTGAAGCTCATCCTGAGCGCTATCCCTACACGCAGATCATTGTCCATCGGCGGCGTCACTATCCAGCAGGTGAGCTGGCTTCTCACGTCATTGGGATTCGAAAACCGCTGACGGACGAGCAACTGGCAAAACGCAAAGAGCGATTTCCTGACGGCGACCCCCAGGATTATCGGCTCGGTGATCCCTGTGGATTGAGTGGGCTCGAACTAAGTTATGATTCCCTGCTGAAAGGGGTACGTGGTCAACGAGCGCTCGTCAAGAACCGTCGCGGTGAAATAGTCGAAACGCGTGTTGTCCGCCTGCCTCAGCACGGCCGTGACCTTGTGCTGACGCTGGATGCCGATGTCCAGCGACGCGCAGAACAACTGCTGGATGAGGCACTCGCCAAGGTCACCATCAAAGGAACAGTCGATCCGGAAACGAGTCAGGGGCAGTTTCGGGATCCGACTTGTCCGCAGGGAGGAGCTCTTGTTGCTCTGGATGTGCAGACCGGTGCGATCCTGGCCGCCGCAGCGGCACCGAGATTTGACTTGAACCTGTTGATCACACCTGACGCGGCGCAATGGGATGAAGTGAAATCTGATCCTCGCAGCCCTTTCCTGTCACGTGTGACGCAAATGGCATTGCCGCCAGGCTCGGTATTCAAGATCGTGTCCGCCGTGGCCGCGATCGAGAGTGGAAAAATGCCTCCTTTATCGCAATTCCATTGTCAGGGGTTTCTTGATCGCCCCGATCGAAATCGCTGTCTTCCCTTCCGGCACAGCGGTGTCGGTCATGGCGACGTGAGTCTTGCCGATGCCTTGTGCCGATCGTGTAATGTTTATTTCTATACGGCCGCACGCAGGATGGGGCCACGCTCGCTGGTCGACTGGGCACGGCGGTTTGGGGTCGGACAGCCCACCGGGATTGATCTTCCGTCCGAATCCGCCGGACGCCTCCCTGTCCCTGATGCACCGCTGGGGGTTGGGGAGGTTCAGGAAAAATGGAAACCCGGAACCACACTCGACCTGTCCATCGGACAGTCGTCGTTGATGATGACTCCCCTGCAGATGGCCCGGATCATGGCGGCCATTGCGAATGACGGTCACCTCGTGACCCCTCATTTTGCTGCGGACTCAGGGCCAGCGTCGATGGATGAGACGAGCTATCTTCGGAGTGCCATTCCCGCATCGCAGGCGCAACCGATCGAAGGCCTGCGGCGTGAGACGCTCGGCTATGTTCGTGAGGGGCTGACCATGGTCGTACATCATCCGCGAGGAACCGCCTATAAGACGGTCAGGATGAAGGAGATCACGATCGCCGGGAAGACGGGGACTGCAGAGACTAGCGGTGTCGATCACGCCTGGTTCGCGGGATACGCCCCTGCGGAACAGCCTCGCATTGCATTTGTGGTGGTGCTTCAGAATGGAGGAAGCGGTGGTGCTGTGGCTGGTCCTGTGGCTCACGACTTTTTGAAGATGCTGGTCGAACTGGGGCTGGTGACAAAGCCGTCATCCCTGCTGAGCGATCGGTCAGCAAGCCGTATCAGTTCGGAACACTCGGTTGATTGA
- the mreD gene encoding rod shape-determining protein MreD: protein MTRFAVTAALVSLALVLQSTIAPILGWEQVRPWFPGMVLVASVFLNQGTAGILWAALLGLGIDSLSSERVGVQLAIATVIASLLAAALEETPSRGTVIYSIFVIVSTFLWRSLNVLTQAWLVGELVDPMRVLILASGDASYTTAIVLFLTTAYRLVRRVIRRQESRSTFSLNNQWSMLTRFER from the coding sequence ATGACCCGATTTGCTGTGACGGCCGCATTGGTCTCGCTGGCCCTCGTGCTGCAGTCGACCATCGCCCCCATTCTGGGCTGGGAACAAGTGAGGCCATGGTTCCCCGGAATGGTGCTGGTGGCGTCGGTATTCCTCAATCAGGGGACGGCGGGAATTCTGTGGGCCGCCCTGCTGGGACTGGGAATCGATTCGCTTTCGAGTGAACGGGTCGGTGTGCAACTCGCCATCGCGACCGTGATCGCCAGTCTGTTGGCAGCGGCGCTCGAAGAGACACCTTCTCGGGGGACGGTGATCTATTCGATCTTTGTCATTGTTTCCACATTCCTGTGGCGAAGTCTGAACGTCCTGACGCAGGCGTGGCTGGTCGGAGAGTTGGTTGACCCGATGCGCGTGCTCATCCTCGCATCCGGCGATGCGTCCTATACGACGGCCATCGTCCTGTTCTTGACCACTGCTTATCGTCTGGTTCGCAGAGTGATCCGCCGCCAGGAATCGCGATCGACATTCTCGCTGAATAACCAATGGTCGATGCTGACCCGATTTGAACGTTGA
- a CDS encoding rod shape-determining protein MreC, translated as MATRSVMTCCCLLLTGIGLYFAPEGLTTVVRARVMDVLRPAFVAVNHVANSLGLRPFEPSAGAGDRADGPLVAKLTEELDDERANNRALQLRLAQLTERLAAEDEIYSAINQTKRLVSPALTEVAVLGDVVAEQWRAGKFLAQGANQGLRENELVISNRKPLRPLVDGGEDFGISAEDKMLLGRCVIGKIETVGQWTSTFQLVTDSRYRGRAQLIRETDSGFVFEAQGILKGQGGPLCKLEGIPAEKSVRLNDAVYTADRDGVVPTPFYYGRVVEAELGPDDHEWTVLVRPAPLPAQLTTVQVLRIEANPERLVVR; from the coding sequence ATGGCAACTCGATCCGTAATGACATGCTGCTGTCTGTTGCTGACGGGAATCGGTCTCTATTTCGCTCCCGAGGGGCTGACGACCGTTGTTCGGGCACGAGTGATGGATGTACTTCGCCCCGCATTCGTTGCGGTGAATCACGTAGCGAACAGTCTTGGTTTGAGGCCGTTCGAACCATCCGCTGGAGCGGGTGACCGAGCAGACGGGCCGCTTGTGGCCAAACTGACGGAAGAACTGGATGACGAGCGAGCCAACAATCGGGCTCTACAGCTTCGATTGGCGCAACTGACCGAACGACTGGCCGCAGAGGACGAAATCTATTCGGCCATCAACCAGACGAAGCGTTTGGTCTCCCCCGCACTGACCGAAGTCGCTGTGCTGGGTGATGTTGTCGCTGAGCAGTGGCGTGCTGGAAAGTTCCTGGCCCAGGGGGCGAATCAGGGGCTGCGCGAAAACGAACTCGTCATTTCCAATCGAAAGCCCCTGCGGCCGCTCGTCGACGGGGGCGAGGATTTTGGCATCTCGGCTGAAGACAAAATGCTCTTGGGACGGTGCGTGATTGGGAAGATCGAAACCGTCGGGCAATGGACCAGCACATTCCAACTGGTGACGGATTCTCGCTACCGCGGACGTGCTCAACTGATCCGGGAAACGGATTCGGGGTTCGTGTTTGAAGCCCAGGGAATCCTGAAGGGACAGGGGGGGCCTCTGTGCAAACTTGAAGGGATTCCAGCCGAGAAATCTGTTCGACTTAATGACGCTGTCTACACAGCAGACCGCGACGGCGTTGTCCCCACGCCGTTCTATTACGGTCGTGTCGTGGAGGCTGAACTGGGACCGGACGACCATGAATGGACTGTCCTTGTTCGCCCTGCTCCCCTCCCCGCGCAACTCACGACGGTTCAGGTCTTACGGATCGAGGCCAACCCGGAACGATTGGTGGTGAGGTGA
- a CDS encoding rod shape-determining protein, with translation MLNRLRRWLSPDLAIDLGTANTLVAIQGEGVVLDEPSVVALQHGTRKVLGRGTAVGKLAKQMLGRTPDSITAVRPIQDGVITDFELCEAMLRYFIQKAARTTPGFKPNVVISVPGSITNVEKRAVFNSAERAGAGRVYLINESKAASIGAGLPISEPLASMICDIGGGTTEVAVLSLAEIVASKSLRVAGDEIDQAIVEYMKQHFALRIGDQSAEQLKIKIGCAYPLNQEQTCEVRGLDIVSGVPRKAMVTSEQVRDALRGPLDAILGCVKSVIEQCDPELVADLSDTGMVLSGGGALLPGLPLYFQEHLGIPVRVADDPLRTVVRGAAICIEHLSQWKEGLETNDRNL, from the coding sequence ATGCTGAATCGTCTGCGACGTTGGTTGAGTCCTGACCTGGCCATTGATTTGGGTACGGCGAACACGCTCGTAGCCATTCAGGGCGAAGGAGTGGTCCTGGACGAACCTTCTGTTGTGGCTCTGCAGCATGGCACGCGAAAGGTTCTGGGACGCGGTACGGCCGTCGGAAAGCTGGCGAAGCAGATGCTCGGTCGCACGCCAGACTCGATCACCGCCGTCCGTCCGATTCAAGATGGCGTCATTACCGATTTTGAACTGTGCGAGGCAATGCTTCGCTACTTCATCCAGAAGGCCGCTCGAACCACTCCCGGATTCAAACCGAATGTTGTGATCTCGGTTCCGGGGAGCATTACGAACGTCGAAAAGCGTGCTGTTTTCAACAGTGCGGAACGTGCCGGTGCCGGACGCGTCTATCTGATCAACGAATCCAAAGCGGCGAGTATTGGTGCGGGTCTGCCCATCTCTGAACCTCTTGCCAGTATGATCTGCGACATCGGTGGTGGGACTACAGAGGTCGCTGTATTGAGTCTGGCAGAAATTGTCGCCAGCAAATCACTGCGCGTCGCCGGAGACGAAATTGATCAGGCGATTGTGGAGTACATGAAACAGCATTTCGCGCTGCGTATTGGTGACCAGTCGGCAGAGCAGCTCAAAATCAAAATCGGGTGTGCATACCCGCTGAATCAGGAACAAACCTGCGAAGTCCGTGGGCTGGATATCGTGAGCGGTGTCCCTCGCAAAGCTATGGTAACCAGCGAGCAGGTGAGAGACGCCTTACGAGGTCCGCTCGATGCCATCCTGGGCTGCGTGAAGTCCGTCATTGAACAATGTGATCCCGAACTGGTTGCAGACCTCTCTGATACGGGAATGGTCCTGTCGGGGGGCGGAGCACTTCTGCCGGGGCTGCCGCTTTATTTTCAAGAGCACCTGGGGATTCCGGTTCGGGTCGCAGATGACCCGCTGCGAACGGTCGTCCGTGGTGCGGCGATTTGCATTGAACATCTTTCGCAATGGAAAGAGGGGCTTGAAACAAACGATCGGAACTTGTGA
- a CDS encoding DUF1552 domain-containing protein, whose product MAHQSRREFLRDLGLSAAALPFVLNLPSLGFANQTARKQRLVIIFSPNGVVPPTFWPDEEGSEFTLKESLTPLQPFKDRLLTLHGVCDRVKGDGDSHMRGIGCLLTGVELFPGNIQGGSDTPAGWSSGLSIDQEIKNFLQANPATRTRFGSMEFGVLVPDWADTWTRMSYAGPNKPNTPIDNPYQMFSKMYGRMKGQENLKSILDDLQGDLKTLAASVNHEDRQLLEEQTTFVREMERELSASKADDIGHAVPQLEPGVKEDAENMPRLSKMQIELMVNSFASDFTRVATLQYTNSVGDQKMKFLGVDEGHHELSHNGDDDEKSQEKLTRINKWYAEQVAYLAKRLAETPEPGGSGSLLDNTLIVWTNELGKGNTHTLEDIPFVLVGNGLDFKMGRSLKFGGTPHNRLLMSLAHGFGHRIDRFGNPDFCGQGILSNLT is encoded by the coding sequence ATGGCTCATCAATCCCGGCGCGAGTTTCTTCGGGACCTTGGCCTGAGTGCTGCCGCACTGCCATTCGTACTGAACCTGCCGAGTCTCGGATTTGCAAATCAAACCGCCCGCAAGCAACGACTCGTCATCATCTTCAGTCCCAACGGCGTCGTCCCGCCGACATTCTGGCCTGATGAAGAAGGCTCTGAGTTCACGCTGAAGGAAAGTCTGACACCACTTCAGCCCTTCAAGGATCGCCTGCTGACGCTGCACGGTGTCTGTGACCGGGTCAAAGGAGACGGTGACAGTCACATGCGCGGCATCGGTTGCTTGCTGACCGGCGTCGAACTTTTCCCCGGTAACATTCAAGGGGGCTCGGATACCCCCGCAGGATGGTCCAGCGGTCTCTCGATTGATCAGGAAATCAAGAACTTCCTGCAGGCGAATCCGGCAACACGGACACGCTTTGGCTCGATGGAATTCGGTGTGCTGGTACCGGATTGGGCAGATACATGGACACGCATGTCCTACGCAGGTCCGAATAAGCCAAACACGCCCATCGATAACCCCTACCAGATGTTCTCGAAGATGTACGGGCGGATGAAGGGGCAGGAGAATCTGAAGAGCATCCTGGATGATCTTCAGGGGGACCTGAAGACTCTTGCTGCCTCGGTGAATCACGAGGATCGCCAACTGCTTGAAGAGCAAACGACGTTCGTCCGGGAAATGGAGCGCGAACTGAGTGCCTCGAAGGCAGACGACATCGGGCACGCGGTTCCTCAGCTGGAGCCAGGGGTCAAAGAAGACGCGGAAAACATGCCTCGACTGAGCAAGATGCAGATCGAGTTGATGGTGAACAGCTTCGCTTCCGATTTCACCCGCGTTGCGACCTTGCAGTACACCAACTCGGTCGGCGATCAGAAAATGAAGTTCCTCGGTGTTGACGAAGGACACCATGAATTGTCACACAACGGTGACGATGATGAGAAATCACAAGAAAAACTGACCCGCATTAACAAGTGGTACGCCGAACAAGTGGCTTACCTGGCGAAGCGGTTGGCCGAAACTCCGGAACCGGGTGGCAGTGGCTCGCTGCTCGACAATACCCTGATCGTCTGGACGAATGAACTCGGCAAGGGCAACACGCACACGTTAGAGGACATCCCGTTTGTGCTCGTAGGCAACGGCCTCGACTTCAAGATGGGGCGATCGCTGAAGTTCGGTGGTACTCCGCACAATCGACTACTGATGTCCCTTGCTCATGGGTTTGGTCACCGAATCGATCGATTTGGAAATCCCGACTTCTGCGGTCAAGGCATCCTGTCGAATCTGACGTAG
- a CDS encoding DUF1592 domain-containing protein, whose amino-acid sequence MISISLPSHSSAKCLRLTLLMVFGGMLSVAPVLAGESGLTGEAIYQQKCGSCHGAQGEGKTAEYPHPLVGDRSIGELAEYISRTMPEDNPGTCTGEEAQRVAEFIHEAFYSATAQARNKPARIELSRLTVRQYRNVMADLMSEFLAKGSADRREGLCADYHKGRNVWADDKVIDRLDPQIAFDFQDKSPDADAPDGPKMEPYEFSIKWHGSVYAPETGDYQFTVRTDQSMRFYLNDFRQPLVDAHVKSGSDTVYSNTIYLIGGRYYPLRLEFSKASQGVQDDKVKQRPPAPASVFLEWKRPDHLEEVVPSRFLIAGMAAPVFVVSTPFPPDDRSLGWERATTISKDWDEAATEAAFEVASYVTTHHTSLAGVEKDAPDYPAKLKAFCERFVELAFRRPLTPEQRELYIERQFAGTPDLEAALNRVVLLTLKSPRFLYREIGGSPDQVDDPYHVASRISFGMWDSLPDRPLLDAASRGELKTREQIIAQAERMVSDDRTTSKLREFFLRWLKVDRGADLSKDPVAYGDFNETLANDLRTSLELFLDDVLTSETADFRALLLSEELYLNGRLAKFYGADLAEDAPFQKTSLEPGERAGVLSHPYMMTGFAYTATSSPIHRGVFVSRSVLGRTLRPPPEAVTPLAPQLQPDLTTRDRVALQTSPENCLSCHSLINPLGFTMEKFDAVGRFRKVENGKPIDATGSYRTRQGDTVQFSDVTDLARFLADSSETHGAIVEQLFHGMVKQPIQAYGTDVKESLREAFTKDNFHIRRLLVQIIATSALTAADVKTETVGDLNGSSPR is encoded by the coding sequence ATGATTTCGATCTCCCTTCCGTCTCACAGTTCTGCCAAATGCCTTCGCCTCACGCTGCTGATGGTTTTTGGAGGAATGCTCAGCGTCGCTCCAGTCCTCGCAGGCGAGTCAGGACTGACGGGGGAAGCCATTTATCAGCAGAAGTGCGGCTCGTGCCACGGTGCTCAAGGGGAAGGCAAAACGGCGGAATATCCGCATCCTCTTGTCGGCGACCGCTCGATCGGAGAACTGGCGGAGTACATCAGCCGTACGATGCCTGAAGACAATCCTGGAACGTGTACGGGCGAAGAAGCCCAGCGCGTGGCGGAGTTTATCCATGAGGCTTTTTATTCGGCCACGGCCCAGGCGAGAAACAAGCCGGCCCGCATTGAACTGTCTCGATTGACCGTACGTCAGTATCGCAATGTGATGGCTGACCTGATGTCAGAGTTTTTGGCGAAGGGATCCGCAGACCGTCGCGAAGGCCTTTGTGCGGACTACCACAAGGGCCGCAATGTCTGGGCGGATGACAAAGTGATTGATCGACTCGATCCCCAGATTGCTTTCGACTTTCAAGACAAAAGCCCCGATGCCGATGCGCCAGATGGTCCGAAAATGGAACCCTATGAGTTCAGCATTAAATGGCATGGCTCGGTCTACGCTCCAGAAACAGGCGACTACCAGTTCACCGTTCGCACCGACCAGTCGATGCGATTCTATCTGAACGATTTCCGGCAACCGCTGGTCGACGCACATGTGAAATCCGGATCCGATACCGTCTACAGCAATACGATTTACCTCATCGGGGGCCGCTACTATCCTCTGCGGCTAGAGTTCTCAAAAGCCTCTCAAGGGGTCCAGGATGACAAGGTCAAGCAGCGTCCGCCGGCACCGGCGTCCGTGTTTCTTGAGTGGAAACGACCTGACCATCTCGAAGAAGTGGTTCCGTCGCGATTTCTGATCGCGGGAATGGCTGCTCCCGTCTTTGTCGTTAGCACTCCGTTTCCGCCGGACGATCGCAGTCTGGGCTGGGAGCGGGCGACGACGATCTCGAAAGATTGGGACGAGGCAGCAACCGAAGCCGCGTTTGAGGTGGCAAGTTATGTGACGACTCATCACACCTCACTTGCAGGGGTCGAGAAGGATGCGCCCGACTATCCGGCAAAACTGAAAGCGTTCTGTGAGCGATTCGTGGAACTGGCGTTTCGCCGGCCGCTCACTCCAGAGCAGCGAGAGCTGTACATTGAACGCCAGTTCGCCGGGACTCCTGATCTCGAAGCAGCTTTGAACCGGGTGGTGCTCCTCACGCTGAAGTCGCCTCGCTTCCTGTACCGTGAAATTGGGGGATCGCCCGATCAGGTCGATGATCCGTATCACGTCGCCTCGCGAATCTCATTCGGTATGTGGGACTCGCTGCCGGACCGCCCTCTGCTGGATGCGGCGTCCCGTGGGGAACTTAAGACCCGAGAACAGATCATCGCTCAGGCCGAGAGAATGGTGAGCGACGATCGGACGACTTCCAAGTTACGCGAGTTTTTTCTGCGTTGGCTGAAAGTCGATCGTGGAGCAGATCTCAGCAAGGATCCGGTCGCCTATGGAGACTTCAACGAAACGCTCGCAAATGATCTGCGCACATCCCTGGAACTGTTCCTGGATGACGTTCTGACGAGTGAAACCGCAGATTTTCGTGCTCTGCTGCTGTCTGAAGAGCTTTATCTGAACGGTCGGCTGGCGAAGTTTTATGGTGCGGATCTGGCCGAAGACGCCCCGTTCCAGAAGACGTCTCTCGAACCGGGAGAGCGAGCCGGCGTGCTGTCGCATCCGTACATGATGACCGGATTCGCCTACACCGCCACAAGTTCGCCCATTCATCGCGGAGTCTTCGTCTCACGCAGCGTGCTGGGACGAACACTGAGACCACCTCCGGAAGCCGTGACACCGCTGGCTCCTCAATTGCAACCGGACCTGACGACTCGGGATCGGGTCGCACTGCAGACAAGTCCCGAAAACTGTCTGTCGTGTCACTCCCTGATCAATCCATTGGGGTTCACGATGGAAAAGTTCGACGCTGTGGGACGGTTTCGGAAAGTGGAAAACGGCAAGCCGATCGATGCCACAGGATCGTACCGAACTCGCCAGGGTGATACAGTACAGTTCTCTGATGTGACGGACCTGGCGCGGTTTCTGGCAGACAGTTCGGAAACACACGGAGCAATCGTTGAACAACTGTTTCATGGCATGGTCAAGCAACCGATCCAGGCCTATGGAACCGACGTGAAAGAGTCGTTGCGAGAGGCCTTTACCAAAGACAATTTTCACATTCGACGGTTGCTCGTTCAGATCATCGCAACTTCCGCATTGACGGCCGCCGATGTCAAAACAGAGACTGTCGGAGACCTCAATGGGTCATCTCCCCGTTAA
- a CDS encoding S1C family serine protease produces MYDPSWNFLFTADHDDRPESSRPHSRTPAPSQDETDVLDAYSRAVMHVVDTVSPAVISLAGRAGSREGGQGSGFIVSPDGLAITNSHVVGNRSKLIALTTDGDRLDCDVVGDDPSTDLALVRLSGRDLPYVQFGDSQQLRVGQLVIAMGSPLGLQSTVSTGVVSGVGRSMRAGDGRLIDNIIQHAAPINPGNSGGPLIDSRGRVVGVNTAIIAFAQGIGFAVPSNTVQWVAGEFLQHGRVRRRQLGIAAAVVQLPRAQVLDLDLVSDLAVQVMEIDPRGVAGRSGIQPGDLIVSVNDRLVSSIDDLHRFLTRIPVDAALELAVVRDTQLHHLRLQQPAE; encoded by the coding sequence ATGTACGATCCATCATGGAACTTTCTTTTTACCGCAGATCACGACGACCGACCCGAGTCCAGCCGCCCGCATTCCCGGACACCCGCGCCCTCGCAGGATGAAACTGATGTACTGGATGCATATTCCCGTGCTGTGATGCATGTCGTCGACACCGTGTCACCTGCTGTCATTTCCCTGGCGGGCCGCGCAGGGTCTCGCGAGGGAGGGCAGGGGTCGGGGTTTATCGTTTCGCCGGACGGATTGGCCATTACGAACAGCCATGTCGTCGGAAATCGATCGAAATTGATTGCGCTCACGACCGATGGTGACCGGTTGGACTGCGACGTCGTGGGAGATGATCCCTCCACGGATCTCGCACTGGTGAGACTGTCGGGTCGAGACCTTCCCTATGTGCAATTCGGTGATTCGCAACAGCTTCGTGTCGGACAACTCGTCATCGCGATGGGAAGCCCACTGGGACTCCAATCCACCGTCTCAACCGGCGTTGTGAGCGGTGTCGGACGGAGTATGCGCGCCGGTGACGGGCGATTGATCGACAACATCATTCAGCACGCGGCCCCCATCAATCCCGGAAACTCCGGAGGACCTCTGATTGATTCTCGAGGACGCGTCGTCGGCGTCAATACAGCGATTATTGCCTTCGCCCAAGGGATCGGATTCGCCGTTCCCAGCAATACCGTCCAGTGGGTGGCCGGAGAGTTTCTCCAGCACGGTCGAGTACGAAGACGCCAATTGGGGATCGCTGCCGCAGTCGTACAACTGCCCCGCGCTCAGGTACTCGACCTGGACCTTGTCTCGGACCTGGCTGTACAGGTCATGGAAATCGATCCGCGGGGTGTGGCTGGCCGAAGCGGCATTCAGCCAGGCGATCTCATCGTGTCGGTCAATGATCGCCTTGTCTCGAGCATTGATGACCTGCATCGATTTCTCACCCGGATTCCGGTCGACGCAGCGCTGGAACTGGCTGTCGTGCGAGATACCCAGCTTCACCATTTGAGACTTCAGCAACCTGCGGAATAA